Proteins from a single region of Nomia melanderi isolate GNS246 chromosome 9, iyNomMela1, whole genome shotgun sequence:
- the LOC116425557 gene encoding protein FAM151B isoform X1: MKGAAIAVLFLAVIQAAMCNDELSPSIFFPEIEGNLTKVVWAHAVNSKALLDSALKNETVMMLEADVVLGKLKTSQKDEEIPIMAHPPATESDLSLKDFLLEVNGTKKGAKLDFKSLDAFNASMAILKDTHNVTKQPVFLNADILPGPTEEANATKPVDSTNFLSMAKAFPRFTLSLGWTTKYTNSSLSYTAEHVQQMITAVEEVEQPITYAVRAGLAANDIATMKSLMEKSAKLKNATLTIWSSEGDAVNATQLSTLIKDVGVEKVYLDLPADLLKELRLSGASSLSFASSMALGSFLVSYLFSSMARRG, from the exons AGGCTGCCATGTGCAACGACGAGTTGAGTCCGAGCATCTTCTTCCCCGAGATCGAGGGCAACTTGACCAAGGTCGTATGGGCGCACGCGGTGAACAGCAAAGCGTTACTGGACAGTGCACTGAAGAATG AAACCGTCATGATGCTGGAGGCCGACGTGGTGCTCGGCAAGCTGAAAACTTCGCAGAAGGACGAGGAGATCCCGATAATGGCGCATCCACCCGCCACCGAGAGCGACCTGTCGCTGAAGGACTTCCTGCTGGAGGTGAACGGGACGAAGAAGGGCGCCAAGCTCGACTTCAAGTCCTTGGACGCCTTCAACGCGAGCATGGCGATCTTGAAAGACACTCACAACGTC ACGAAACAGCCGGTGTTCCTGAACGCGGACATACTTCCGGGACCAACGGAAGAAGCGAACGCCACCAAACCCGTGGACTCGACCAATTTCCTCTCCATGGCGAAGGCGTTCCCGAGATTCACGTTGTCCCTGGGCTGGACCACCAA GTACACGAACAGCAGCCTCTCGTACACCGCGGAGCACGTCCAGCAGATGATCACCGCGGTGGAGGAGGTCGAGCAGCCGATAACCTACGCCGTCAGAGCCGGCTTAGCCGCGAACGACATCGCCACGATGAAGTCGCTGATGGAGAAGAGCGCGAAGCTGAAGAACGCGACGCTGACCATCTGGTCGAGCGAAGGCGACGCGGTGAACGCGACGCAGCTGTCCACGCTGATCAAGGACGTCGGCGTCGAGAAGGTGTACCTTGACCTGCCGGCCGACCTGCTGAAGGAGCTTCGCCTGTCGGGCGCCAGCAGCCTGAGCTTCGCGTCGTCCATGGCTCTCGGCTCGTTCCTCGTCAGCTACCTCTTCTCGTCGATGGCGCGAAGGGGTTGA
- the LOC116425557 gene encoding protein FAM151B isoform X2 has protein sequence MCNDELSPSIFFPEIEGNLTKVVWAHAVNSKALLDSALKNETVMMLEADVVLGKLKTSQKDEEIPIMAHPPATESDLSLKDFLLEVNGTKKGAKLDFKSLDAFNASMAILKDTHNVTKQPVFLNADILPGPTEEANATKPVDSTNFLSMAKAFPRFTLSLGWTTKYTNSSLSYTAEHVQQMITAVEEVEQPITYAVRAGLAANDIATMKSLMEKSAKLKNATLTIWSSEGDAVNATQLSTLIKDVGVEKVYLDLPADLLKELRLSGASSLSFASSMALGSFLVSYLFSSMARRG, from the exons ATGTGCAACGACGAGTTGAGTCCGAGCATCTTCTTCCCCGAGATCGAGGGCAACTTGACCAAGGTCGTATGGGCGCACGCGGTGAACAGCAAAGCGTTACTGGACAGTGCACTGAAGAATG AAACCGTCATGATGCTGGAGGCCGACGTGGTGCTCGGCAAGCTGAAAACTTCGCAGAAGGACGAGGAGATCCCGATAATGGCGCATCCACCCGCCACCGAGAGCGACCTGTCGCTGAAGGACTTCCTGCTGGAGGTGAACGGGACGAAGAAGGGCGCCAAGCTCGACTTCAAGTCCTTGGACGCCTTCAACGCGAGCATGGCGATCTTGAAAGACACTCACAACGTC ACGAAACAGCCGGTGTTCCTGAACGCGGACATACTTCCGGGACCAACGGAAGAAGCGAACGCCACCAAACCCGTGGACTCGACCAATTTCCTCTCCATGGCGAAGGCGTTCCCGAGATTCACGTTGTCCCTGGGCTGGACCACCAA GTACACGAACAGCAGCCTCTCGTACACCGCGGAGCACGTCCAGCAGATGATCACCGCGGTGGAGGAGGTCGAGCAGCCGATAACCTACGCCGTCAGAGCCGGCTTAGCCGCGAACGACATCGCCACGATGAAGTCGCTGATGGAGAAGAGCGCGAAGCTGAAGAACGCGACGCTGACCATCTGGTCGAGCGAAGGCGACGCGGTGAACGCGACGCAGCTGTCCACGCTGATCAAGGACGTCGGCGTCGAGAAGGTGTACCTTGACCTGCCGGCCGACCTGCTGAAGGAGCTTCGCCTGTCGGGCGCCAGCAGCCTGAGCTTCGCGTCGTCCATGGCTCTCGGCTCGTTCCTCGTCAGCTACCTCTTCTCGTCGATGGCGCGAAGGGGTTGA